From the Helicoverpa armigera isolate CAAS_96S chromosome 16, ASM3070526v1, whole genome shotgun sequence genome, one window contains:
- the LOC110383001 gene encoding uncharacterized protein LOC110383001 isoform X1, translated as MGESLLKEDPLSRIQREIIEVTEREREFKEGHFRINRLMSESTIDVNHQNGHVNGDAELKPQKTLNRAVSTSHLLGPIAPSPPVTPSLLNTNGYTRRFTPQTGTKGIMQRFIANKGKLPASPGGGIPPTPTTPLAPPLVFPTMPVIAPVVSPPVITRTPEGKPVRKGYVPVEEKIQKELQEMKDREHELKKMRKKQKPYDLELSDNETSSESEDEEIPLPGKLKATKSIGELYEALNEELRSPSPRNSSGHDSIGSLKPAKSLAELCTLAPGEEFLAPSSTRLIAKWESLIQQKQEAGAA; from the exons ATGGGAGAA TCACTGTTGAAAGAGGATCCCCTATCCAGGATCCAGAGAGAAATCATAGAAGTCACTGAAAGAGAAAGAGAATTCAAGGAAGGACACTTCAGAATCAACAGACTGATGTCTGAGTCAACAATAGACGTGAACCATCAGAATGGTCACGTGAACGGCGACGCTGAGCTCAAGCCGCAGAAGACCCTCAACAGAGCCGTGTCCACGTCACACCTGCTCGGCCCCATCGCGCCGTCGCCGCCCGTCACACCCTCACTCCTCAACACAAATGGCTACACGAGGCGGTTTACACCCCAGACGGGGACAAAGGGAATTATGCAGCGATTTATTGCAAACAAGGGCAAGCTGCCTGCTAGCCCCGGAGGAGGCATTCCTCCCACACCTACCACACCGCTAGCTCCGCCGCTAGTGTTCCCAACAATGCCGGTGATCGCGCCTGTGGTCTCGCCTCCCGTCATCACCCGCACGCCAGAGGGGAAACCAGTCAGGAAAGGTTATGTACCCGTTGAGGAGAAAATACAGAAAGAATTACAGGAAATGAAAGACAGAGAACACGAGCTCAAAAAGATGAGGAAGAAACAAAAGCCATACGACTTGGAGTTGAGTGATAATGAGACTAGCTCTGAATCCGAGGACGAGGAGATACCCCTGCCTGGTAAACTAAAGGCTACCAAGTCGATAGGCGAGCTGTATGAAGCTCTAAATGAAGAACTGCGGTCGCCCTCGCCACGAAACAGCTCGGGTCACGACTCCATCGGCAGCCTCAAGCCCGCGAAGTCACTGGCGGAGCTGTGCACGCTCGCGCCGGGAGAGGAGTTCCTCGCGCCCAGCTCCACGCGGCTCATAGCCAAGTGGGAGTCCCTCATACAGCAGAAGCAAGAGGCCGGCGCCGCTTAG
- the LOC110382996 gene encoding protein Smaug isoform X2, protein MNGTFNEQLGGVAGVFEQWGACEQTVLACTLARRVPWPGLKLVQRAVEAALRSHVEDERLERDANDELLLAGLLTVRDDDDDDGCERLHRLLGLLPLLRVDSQRCKELYVAAAPALVQRCVDAPRRSAVVPELCRQLLCYLLVHPALTHHDQGILKQWLIYLENYIAGNRTENVWKPRIDPCLMPDSNIWGTNSTFRRTIGKNVEFRGILDSVEHYSTDILQESFSKNGRDVDISIEGEKLNFDATIAQPKSQRSNSLTPPSSNFMQMSSSAENLSDEPFVQKPRSFSLSSEHSLSQLRPISIMYGTTGSETRLDDLRSHNFGKHPGMSNVAQWLKSLRLHKYEWLFTNMSYEQMMTMDEKCLEELGVTKGARHKLLLSIKKLSERGAALEGAEAELRAGLPARALQRLRHVLLSPMPPASDLPAAIVRALHLASKCLSNAPAPPMRVTSQLCDDDHEPPVDPMSLHCWLVEKALHHEAFTRPELQETLKGLRHRLPPRQFFHHVSDMPLNRRCPKNRWRVGQPPGPKSRARVWTGPPGPRGKSHSYPPHARPPAPPPHDYSSLDALCLQMTEQAIN, encoded by the exons ATGAACGGCACGTTTAACGAGCAGCTCGGGGGCGTAGCCGGGGTGTTCGAGCAATGGGGAGCCTGCGAGCAGACGGTGCTGGCGTGCACGCTGGCGCGGCGCGTGCCGTGGCCGGGCCTGAAGCTGGTGCAGCGCGCGGTGGAGGCGGCGCTGCGCAGCCACGTCGAGGACGAGCGGCTGGAGCGCGACGCCAACGATGAACTCCTGCTGGCCGGCCTGCTCACAGTGCGcgacgacgacgatgatgaTG GCTGCGAGCGCCTGCATCGCCTGCTAGGCCTTCTACCTCTGCTGCGCGTGGACAGTCAGCGATGCAAGGAGCTGTACGTAGCAGCGGCGCCGGCGCTAGTTCAACGCTGTGTAGACGCACCGCGCCGCAGCGCTGTCGTGCCCGAGCTGTGTCGACAGCTGCTGTGTTACCTGCTCGTCCATCCCGCGCTTACACATCACGATCAAGG GATATTAAAACAATGGCTAATATACCTAGAGAATTATATAGCCGGCAACAGAACAGAAAACGTATGGAAACCAAGGATAGACCCCTGCCTTATGCCAGACTCAAACATTTGGGGCACAAACAGTACATTCAGACGGACTATCGGCAAGAACGTGGAGTTCCGAGGCATACTAGACTCTGTAGAGCACTACAGTACTGACATATTACAGGAATCATTCTCCAAAAACGGCCGCGATGtagatattagtatagaaggagagaaattaaattttgacGCGACGATAGCTCAGCCTAAGTCACAGAGATCGAATAGTTTGACGCCTCCTTCTAGTAATTTTATGCAGATGTCGTCTTCGGCGGAGAATTTGAGCGACGAGCCCTTTGTACAGAAGCCTCGGAGTTTCTCTCTGTCGAGTGAGCACAGTTTGAGTCAGTTACGGCCTATCAGTATAATGTACGGTACGACGGGTAGTGAGACGCGCTTGGACGACTTGCGGTCGCACAACTTCGGCAAGCACCCGGGCATGTCCAACGTGGCGCAGTGGCTGAAGAGCCTGCGCCTGCACAAGTACGAGTGGCTGTTCACCAACATGAGCTACGAGCAGATGATGACTATGGACGAGAAGTGCTTGGAGGAATTAG GCGTGACGAAGGGCGCCCGGCACAAGCTGCTGCTGTCGATCAAGAAGCTGTcggagcgcggcgcggcgctggaGGGCGCGGAGGCCGAGCTGCGCGCCGGCCTGCCCGCCCGCGCCCTGCAGCGCCTGCGCCACGTGCTGCTCAGCCCCATGCCGCCCGCCTCCGACCTGCCCGCCGCCATCGTGCGGGCGCTGCACCTGG CGTCGAAGTGCCTGAGCAACGCGCCGGCGCCGCCCatgcgcgtgacgtcacagctctGCGACGACGACCACGAGCCGCCCGTCGACCCCATGTCGCTGCACTGCTGGCTCGTCGAGAAG GCGTTGCACCATGAGGCGTTCACCCGCCCTGAGCTGCAGGAGACGCTGAAGGGCTTGCGGCACCGCCTGCCGCCGCGACAGTTCTTCCACCACGTGTCCGACATGCCGCTCAACAGGCGCTGTCCCAAGAACAG ATGGCGCGTGGGTCAGCCGCCGGGCCCCAAGAGCCGTGCGCGTGTATGGACGGGCCCGCCCGGGCCGCGCGGCAAGTCGCACTCGTACCCGCCGCACGCgcggccgcccgcgccgccgccgcacgacTACTCCTCGCTCGACGCGCTGTGCCTGCAGATGACGGAGCAGGCCATCAACTGA
- the LOC110382996 gene encoding protein Smaug isoform X1, translating into MNGTFNEQLGGVAGVFEQWGACEQTVLACTLARRVPWPGLKLVQRAVEAALRSHVEDERLERDANDELLLAGLLTVRDDDDDDGCERLHRLLGLLPLLRVDSQRCKELYVAAAPALVQRCVDAPRRSAVVPELCRQLLCYLLVHPALTHHDQGILKQWLIYLENYIAGNRTENVWKPRIDPCLMPDSNIWGTNSTFRRTIGKNVEFRGILDSVEHYSTDILQESFSKNGRDVDISIEGEKLNFDATIAQPKSQRSNSLTPPSSNFMQMSSSAENLSDEPFVQKPRSFSLSSEHSLSQLRPISIMYGTTGSETRLDDLRSHNFGKHPGMSNVAQWLKSLRLHKYEWLFTNMSYEQMMTMDEKCLEELGVTKGARHKLLLSIKKLSERGAALEGAEAELRAGLPARALQRLRHVLLSPMPPASDLPAAIVRALHLASKCLSNAPAPPMRVTSQLCDDDHEPPVDPMSLHCWLVEKALHHEAFTRPELQETLKGLRHRLPPRQFFHHVSDMPLNRRCPKNSRWRVGQPPGPKSRARVWTGPPGPRGKSHSYPPHARPPAPPPHDYSSLDALCLQMTEQAIN; encoded by the exons ATGAACGGCACGTTTAACGAGCAGCTCGGGGGCGTAGCCGGGGTGTTCGAGCAATGGGGAGCCTGCGAGCAGACGGTGCTGGCGTGCACGCTGGCGCGGCGCGTGCCGTGGCCGGGCCTGAAGCTGGTGCAGCGCGCGGTGGAGGCGGCGCTGCGCAGCCACGTCGAGGACGAGCGGCTGGAGCGCGACGCCAACGATGAACTCCTGCTGGCCGGCCTGCTCACAGTGCGcgacgacgacgatgatgaTG GCTGCGAGCGCCTGCATCGCCTGCTAGGCCTTCTACCTCTGCTGCGCGTGGACAGTCAGCGATGCAAGGAGCTGTACGTAGCAGCGGCGCCGGCGCTAGTTCAACGCTGTGTAGACGCACCGCGCCGCAGCGCTGTCGTGCCCGAGCTGTGTCGACAGCTGCTGTGTTACCTGCTCGTCCATCCCGCGCTTACACATCACGATCAAGG GATATTAAAACAATGGCTAATATACCTAGAGAATTATATAGCCGGCAACAGAACAGAAAACGTATGGAAACCAAGGATAGACCCCTGCCTTATGCCAGACTCAAACATTTGGGGCACAAACAGTACATTCAGACGGACTATCGGCAAGAACGTGGAGTTCCGAGGCATACTAGACTCTGTAGAGCACTACAGTACTGACATATTACAGGAATCATTCTCCAAAAACGGCCGCGATGtagatattagtatagaaggagagaaattaaattttgacGCGACGATAGCTCAGCCTAAGTCACAGAGATCGAATAGTTTGACGCCTCCTTCTAGTAATTTTATGCAGATGTCGTCTTCGGCGGAGAATTTGAGCGACGAGCCCTTTGTACAGAAGCCTCGGAGTTTCTCTCTGTCGAGTGAGCACAGTTTGAGTCAGTTACGGCCTATCAGTATAATGTACGGTACGACGGGTAGTGAGACGCGCTTGGACGACTTGCGGTCGCACAACTTCGGCAAGCACCCGGGCATGTCCAACGTGGCGCAGTGGCTGAAGAGCCTGCGCCTGCACAAGTACGAGTGGCTGTTCACCAACATGAGCTACGAGCAGATGATGACTATGGACGAGAAGTGCTTGGAGGAATTAG GCGTGACGAAGGGCGCCCGGCACAAGCTGCTGCTGTCGATCAAGAAGCTGTcggagcgcggcgcggcgctggaGGGCGCGGAGGCCGAGCTGCGCGCCGGCCTGCCCGCCCGCGCCCTGCAGCGCCTGCGCCACGTGCTGCTCAGCCCCATGCCGCCCGCCTCCGACCTGCCCGCCGCCATCGTGCGGGCGCTGCACCTGG CGTCGAAGTGCCTGAGCAACGCGCCGGCGCCGCCCatgcgcgtgacgtcacagctctGCGACGACGACCACGAGCCGCCCGTCGACCCCATGTCGCTGCACTGCTGGCTCGTCGAGAAG GCGTTGCACCATGAGGCGTTCACCCGCCCTGAGCTGCAGGAGACGCTGAAGGGCTTGCGGCACCGCCTGCCGCCGCGACAGTTCTTCCACCACGTGTCCGACATGCCGCTCAACAGGCGCTGTCCCAAGAACAG CAGATGGCGCGTGGGTCAGCCGCCGGGCCCCAAGAGCCGTGCGCGTGTATGGACGGGCCCGCCCGGGCCGCGCGGCAAGTCGCACTCGTACCCGCCGCACGCgcggccgcccgcgccgccgccgcacgacTACTCCTCGCTCGACGCGCTGTGCCTGCAGATGACGGAGCAGGCCATCAACTGA
- the LOC110383001 gene encoding uncharacterized protein LOC110383001 isoform X2 produces the protein MSESTIDVNHQNGHVNGDAELKPQKTLNRAVSTSHLLGPIAPSPPVTPSLLNTNGYTRRFTPQTGTKGIMQRFIANKGKLPASPGGGIPPTPTTPLAPPLVFPTMPVIAPVVSPPVITRTPEGKPVRKGYVPVEEKIQKELQEMKDREHELKKMRKKQKPYDLELSDNETSSESEDEEIPLPGKLKATKSIGELYEALNEELRSPSPRNSSGHDSIGSLKPAKSLAELCTLAPGEEFLAPSSTRLIAKWESLIQQKQEAGAA, from the coding sequence ATGTCTGAGTCAACAATAGACGTGAACCATCAGAATGGTCACGTGAACGGCGACGCTGAGCTCAAGCCGCAGAAGACCCTCAACAGAGCCGTGTCCACGTCACACCTGCTCGGCCCCATCGCGCCGTCGCCGCCCGTCACACCCTCACTCCTCAACACAAATGGCTACACGAGGCGGTTTACACCCCAGACGGGGACAAAGGGAATTATGCAGCGATTTATTGCAAACAAGGGCAAGCTGCCTGCTAGCCCCGGAGGAGGCATTCCTCCCACACCTACCACACCGCTAGCTCCGCCGCTAGTGTTCCCAACAATGCCGGTGATCGCGCCTGTGGTCTCGCCTCCCGTCATCACCCGCACGCCAGAGGGGAAACCAGTCAGGAAAGGTTATGTACCCGTTGAGGAGAAAATACAGAAAGAATTACAGGAAATGAAAGACAGAGAACACGAGCTCAAAAAGATGAGGAAGAAACAAAAGCCATACGACTTGGAGTTGAGTGATAATGAGACTAGCTCTGAATCCGAGGACGAGGAGATACCCCTGCCTGGTAAACTAAAGGCTACCAAGTCGATAGGCGAGCTGTATGAAGCTCTAAATGAAGAACTGCGGTCGCCCTCGCCACGAAACAGCTCGGGTCACGACTCCATCGGCAGCCTCAAGCCCGCGAAGTCACTGGCGGAGCTGTGCACGCTCGCGCCGGGAGAGGAGTTCCTCGCGCCCAGCTCCACGCGGCTCATAGCCAAGTGGGAGTCCCTCATACAGCAGAAGCAAGAGGCCGGCGCCGCTTAG
- the LOC110382999 gene encoding gastrula zinc finger protein XlCGF26.1, which translates to MESKICRICLKKTATISIFDKQDDIQLSSKVMRCVNVVVVEGDGLPDNICSECAAELSTCYEFVNKCEASDKALRCADIASLYEDLLPKTELSIKIEQIKEECAPDDHDHFDNYLLDTVSESCNDYSDNKVKVKRKYTKTKKFREHIDGRKLKPKLGPVRCMVCGLMASCRSALENHMRTHTGEKPFSCDSCGARFNLKGTLKRHTITHHTQRERKFICETCGSSFFSKNDIITHIRVHTDERPYSCTYCGKAFRQIASMIRHKRMHTGEKPFSCPICFKKFIDKSHMKRHQFVHSDEKNFTCHLCSKSVKTRNALTAHMRIHSNEKHNICNYCGMTFSFKGNLQVHIRRIHSEKSGQCNVCLKTFSDLEAHMRKHTGEKPFVCKFCDQSFATKRSLSNHVGFKHENASKFKCSIGECTKTFPTAMMLEFHLLKQHTNHTPYVCHHCSRGFFRMSDLSRHLKVSHMDTIESRRSRPQLTVSPIIQNNCTIEIVNQ; encoded by the coding sequence ATGGAGTCCAAAATATGCCGTATTTGTCTCAAGAAAACCGCAACAATATCAATATTTGACAAGCAAGATGATATTCAGTTAAGTAGCAAGGTGATGCGATGCGTGAACGTGGTGGTGGTGGAGGGCGATGGGCTGCCGGACAACATCTGCAGCGAGTGCGCCGCGGAGCTGAGCACGTGCTACGAGTTCGTGAACAAGTGCGAGGCGTCCGACAAGGCGCTGCGCTGCGCAGACATCGCCAGCCTCTACGAGGACCTGCTGCCCAAGACAGAACTCTCCATTAAGATAGAACAAATCAAGGAAGAATGTGCACCGGACGACCACGATCACTTTGATAATTACTTATTGGATACTGTCTCAGAGTCTTGTAATGATTACAGTGATaacaaagttaaagttaaacgAAAGTatacaaagacaaaaaaatTTAGAGAACATATTGATGGTAGGAAGTTAAAACCAAAACTAGGTCCAGTTAGATGCATGGTGTGTGGGCTGATGGCTTCATGTCGCTCTGCCTTGGAGAATCACATGAGGACACACACAGGTGAGAAACCATTTTCATGCGACTCCTGTGGCGCACGGTTCAACCTAAAAGGTACTCTCAAAAGACACACAATAACTCATCATACACAAAGGGAAAGAAAATTCATTTGTGAGACTTGTGGCAGCAGCTTCTTCTCAAAGAATGATATAATAACACACATAAGAGTTCACACTGATGAGCGACCATACTCTTGTACATACTGTGGGAAGGCATTTAGACAGATTGCTTCAATGATCAGGCACAAACGCATGCACACCGGGGAGAAACCATTCTCTTGTCCTATCTGCTTCAAGAAGTTTATAGACAAGAGCCACATGAAGAGGCACCAGTTTGTGCACTCAGATGAGAAGAACTTCACTTGTCACCTGTGCAGTAAATCTGTCAAGACTAGAAATGCACTGACGGCTCATATGCGCATACATTCCAATGAAAAGCATAACATTTGCAATTACTGTGGCATGACGTTCTCATTTAAAGGCAACCTGCAAGTTCACATAAGAAGAATACACTCTGAAAAGTCTGGTCAGTGCAATGTTTGTTTGAAGACATTCTCAGACTTGGAGGCTCACATGCGCAAGCACACGGGTGAGAAACCATTTGTGTGTAAGTTCTGTGACCAAAGCTTTGCAACCAAGCGAAGTTTATCAAACCATGTAGGCTTTAAACATGAGAATGCTTCAAAATTTAAGTGTTCTATTGGTGAATGCACTAAAACATTCCCAACAGCAATGATGCTGGAGTTCCACCTGCTCAAACAGCACACCAATCACACACCATACGTCTGCCATCACTGCTCCCGAGGGTTCTTCAGGATGAGTGATTTGTCTCGACACCTCAAAGTTAGTCACATGGATACAATTGAATCTAGAAGGTCAAGACCACAGCTTACAGTGTCCCcaattatacaaaacaattgtACTATAGAGATTGTTAATCAGTGA
- the LOC110383000 gene encoding zinc finger protein 93: MKTNLCRLCCQNEGTFCIFNSEVSSKIIYCCPNIKIKDDDGLPSNICDNCNDDLAACYQFILKCEASDKKLHSQCLALKVISQVIADLNVCEPKLEVKTEACDSYDEHFYTEDTDIPLEQIKQEQLQTDEPKIISRKRKTYTSRSKCKGMQAYPCADCGREFAYPSTYKVHMRSHTDEKPHPCPTCDKRYKDTSALKRHIDNAHSHVQKRRDFVCEHCGKAFFAKKDVIIHMRTHTGETPYKCSICGAKFTQISGLQRHKKRHTGEKNHLCTACPKTFCTKEELKNHQIVHSNVKRYTCSVCNSQFKYKNNLRKHMHLHSESTNFVCSYCGRTFKLKGNLKTHLDSQHSEKSGYCNVCIKHVPNMEMHMWRHTGQRPIKCELCDSCFFEHKALARHMNFKHTKTDKYKCEFEGCNLSYPSKPMVDFHFAKVHSTHIPFPCDRCSRGFYRKNDLARHKIGTHKERLS; this comes from the coding sequence ATGAAGACCAACTTATGCAGGTTGTGTTGTCAAAATGAAGGTACATTTTGCATTTTCAATAGCGAAGTgagttcaaaaataatatattgttgtCCAAATATTAAGATTAAAGATGATGATGGACTTCCATCAAATATTTGTGATAACTGCAATGACGACTTGGCTGCCTGCTATCAATTTATTCTTAAATGCGAAGCATCGGACAAGAAGTTGCATTCTCAATGTTTAGCTTTGAAGGTGATATCCCAAGTCATAGCAGACCTTAACGTCTGTGAACCTAAGCTGGAAGTGAAGACTGAAGCCTGCGACAGTTACGATGAACATTTTTACACAGAAGACACGGATATACCACTTGAACAAATTAAGCAAGAGCAATTGCAAACTGATGAACCTAAAATAATCTCCCGGAAACGTAAAACCTACACATCAAGATCAAAATGCAAGGGAATGCAAGCATATCCATGTGCAGACTGTGGCCGAGAATTTGCGTATCCTTCAACATATAAGGTGCATATGAGATCCCATACTGATGAGAAGCCACATCCTTGTCCCACTTGTGATAAGAGATACAAGGACACCAGCGCATTGAAACGGCACATAGATAATGCTCACTCTCATGTACAAAAGAGGAGAGATTTTGTTTGTGAACACTGTGGCAAAGCCTTCTTTGCAAAAAAAGATGTAATAATTCATATGCGCACACACACTGGAGAAACACCATACAAATGTTCTATCTGTGGTGCTAAGTTCACACAAATCAGTGGATTACAAAGACATAAAAAAAGGCACACTGGTGAGAAGAACCATCTGTGCACAGCTTGTCCCAAGACTTTTTGTACCAAAGAAGAACTAAAGAATCACCAGATAGTGCATAGCAATGTGAAAAGATACACTTGCTCTGTGTGTAACTCACAgttcaaatacaaaaataatttaagaaaacaCATGCATCTGCACTCTGAATCCACTAACTTTGTATGTAGCTATTGTGGACGTACCTTCAAACTGAAGGGGAACTTAAAGACCCACCTTGACTCCCAACACTCGGAGAAGTCGGGCTACTGCAATGTTTGTATAAAGCACGTCCCCAACATGGAGATGCACATGTGGAGGCACACGGGGCAGCGTCCCATCAAGTGTGAGCTCTGTGACAGCTGCTTCTTTGAACACAAGGCTTTGGCCAGACATATGAACTTCAAACATACTAAAACTGATAAATACAAGTGTGAATTTGAAGGGTGCAACTTGTCATACCCCTCTAAACCAATGGTAGACTTCCATTTTGCCAAAGTGCACTCCACCCACATCCCATTCCCTTGTGATAGGTGCTCAAGGGGCTTCTATAGGAAGAATGATCTTGCTAGACATAAAATAGGTACTCATAAAGAGAGACTAAGTTAG